The following are encoded together in the Vigna angularis cultivar LongXiaoDou No.4 chromosome 9, ASM1680809v1, whole genome shotgun sequence genome:
- the LOC128194136 gene encoding proline-rich receptor-like protein kinase PERK2: MASDGCDPPIPPSAKSDKEKGKKKSYMVKLLNRFNNVNASSSQPSTPTSTSTARFVPPPLQVPGLTPPPPSIPPSLEVPPFTPSSQQFAADQWRSPSPHVGSNPTTPTNMPSPSPIGDNPPRSSSAANDFEDVSNNRPIITPIGGG, translated from the coding sequence ATGGCATCAGATGGTTGTGACCCTCCTATTCCACCTTCAGCAAAATCAGATAAGGAGAAGGGCAAGAAGAAATCTTATATGGTCAAGTTGTTAAACCGTTTCAATAACGTAAATGCTTCAAGTAGTCAGCCATCTACACCTACCTCTACCTCCACTGCTAGATTTGTTCCACCACCATTACAAGTTCCTGGTTTGACACCTCCTCCACCATCAATTCCACCTTCGTTGGAAGTTCCTCCTTTCACACCTAGTTCACAACAATTTGCTGCTGATCAATGGAGATCACCCTCCCCCCATGTTGGTTCTAACCCAACAACTCCCACAAATATGCCATCACCATCTCCTATAGGGGATAACCCTCCACGTTCAAGTTCAGCAGCCAATGACTTTGAAGATGTTTCCAACAATCGTCCAATCATTACACCTATTGGAGGAGGGtaa
- the LOC108347676 gene encoding uncharacterized protein LOC108347676 yields MGSSKSSTSNPSSAFSSRISHHGSSSNASLGRPSSDASIPNPTRQSKFSLSPNSNNVSAQQQMSTPPNFHSNNVFVNKPQRPPIRFPLPSGNVFAQKSTTVPSSYPIISTGHQRSGFFPSNPSVSQNFNLFAQQLMTALALGFDFIILNGQKLSARWLLFHVYAQQPTPTLGSYPIISTGQQLSEPQRTLHVDEEQIHLHNKISPFVPERSWRHRQFSSRLSEVKPEKGSWPSNDAFQTNMDDKDINIVQHWVDRMGEKNKGRLCEIGQLDAQYTAEGSLKHQPFTSNSAYQSYDELRQQLHAREQDYDDLKQQFENLENFVKRFLPPDAQPMVHQLQSTPPASQPPPQQ; encoded by the exons ATGGGGAGCTCAAAATCAAGCACCTCAAACCCAAGCTCTGCTTTTTCCTCTAGAATTTCCCACCACGGCTCATCTTCCAATGCTTCTTTGGGAAGGCCAAGCAGTGACGCTTCCATTCCAAATCCCACACGTCAATCAAAGTTTTCTCTTTCTCCAAACTCCAACAACGTCTCTGCTCAACAACAAATGTCAACACCGCCAAATTTTCACTCCAACAACGTCTTTGTTAATAAACCACAAAGACCACCAATACGGTTCCCTTTGCCTTCCGGAAACGTCTTTGCACAAAAATCAACCACAGTGCCAAGTTCTTACCCTATCATCTCTACTGGACATCAAAGATCGGGTTTCTTTCCATCAAATCCTTCTGTTTCACAAAACTTCAACCTCTTTGCACAACAACTCATGACAGCGTTAGCGTTAGGTTTTGATTTCATCATCCTCAATGGACAAAAATTAAGTGCAAGATGGTTGCTCTTCCATGTCTATGCACAACAACCCACACCAACCTTAGGTTCTTACCCTATCATCTCTACTGGACAACAATTAAGTGAACCGCAACGGACTCTTCATGTTGACGAGGAGCAAATTCATctacataataaaattagtcCGTTTGTTCCTGAGAGGTCGTGGAGACAT AGACAATTTTCCAGTAGACTCTCAGAGGTAAAACCCGAGAAAGGATCATGGCCTTCTAATGATGCATTCCAAACAAATATGGATGATAAAGATATCAATATTGTACAACATTGGGTGGATCGCATGGGTGAAAAAAACAAAGGACGATTATGTGAGATAGGACAACTTGATGCCCAATACACTGCTGAAGGTTCATTGAAGCATCAACCATTTACATCCAACAGTGCTTACCAGAGTTATGATGAATTGAGACAGCAATTGCATGCTCGTGAACAAGATTATGATGATCTCAAACAACAATTTGAGAATCTCGAAAATTTCGTCAAGAGGTTCTTACCTCCAGACGCACAACCCATGGTCCATCAACTTCAGTCCACCCCACCAGCATCCCAGCCACCTCCCCAACAGTAG
- the LOC108347677 gene encoding uncharacterized protein LOC108347677, whose amino-acid sequence MALEENNLFKLSSIPHCANRESKPEVLAWWQVVVYEGVIREKATSKEDCPQFLKGKNFHQFCSKNSDINTQSQELGRSVHVDEIFQQTHIRASTGEFVDERSRRTHEEFEAKFSQIRSETASVGASTCAPLDPADEERLRNQCWLDVADGRYKGRVYGIGNVSAQDDCVDSYIQQTQASSSQQPIAEDILNLHTRVSTHDDQLRQMNSQLQGFIGVMMQYLPPPAAVIAQQFLQSQNQPQANVQPQQPQQPQQPTDQPQDDTVYGDY is encoded by the exons ATGGCATTGGAAGAAAAC AACCTATTCAAGCTAAGCTCCATTCCACATTGTGCTAACAGAGAATCCAAACCAGAAGTTCTTGCTTGGTGGCAG GTGGTAGTGTACGAAGGTGTGATTAGGGAAAAGGCAACAAGCAAAGAAGATTGTCCACAATTCCTGAAAG GTAAAAATTTCCACCAATTTTGTAGCAAAAACAGTGACATCAACACTCAA TCACAGGAGCTTGGTCGGTCAgtgcatgttgatgaaatatttcagcaGACACATATTCGAGCATCAACAGGAGAATTTGTCGATGAAAGGTCTAGGCGGACACAT GAAGAGTTTGAAGccaaattttctcaaataagatcTGAGACAGCATCCGTTGGGGCTTCAACATGTGCTCCCCTAGACCCTGCAGATGAGGAAAGATTGAGGAACCAATGTTGGTTGGATGTTGCTGATGGAAGGTACAAGGGACGCGTATACGGCATTGGAAATGTCAGTGCTCAAGATGACTGTGTCGATAGTTACATACAACAGACACAGGCATCTTCTTCTCAGCAACCGATTGCAGAGGACATTCTTAACCTCCACACACGAGTATCAACCCATGATGACCAACTTCGACAGATGAACTCTCAATTGCAAGGCTTTATTGGTGTCATGATGCAGTATCTTCCACCTCCTGCAGCCGTAATTGCACAACAATTTCTTCAATCCCAGAATCAGCCACAAGCTAATgttcaaccacaacaaccacaacaaccacagCAACCAACAGATCAACCACAAGATGATACTGTTTATGGAGATTACTag